From bacterium:
GGATGTACGGCGAGCAGCGGTTGCAGAGGCCGGCGCTCTCGCTCACCAGCACGTCGAGCCCCTCGGCCAGGCCCCACTGGACGCATTCCTCCACGTTGCTCACGAAGTAGTGGTCGGGGCACAGGGCGCCGCTGAGGCCCTTGCGCACGGGGATGCCCGCCGCCTGGTAGACCTCGTCGTCGAGGGTGGACAGGCAGTCGAACTTTACGACGCCGATCTTGCGGTCCGCCCGGCGCAGATGGGTCAGGGTCTTCAGGATCACCGCGGTCTTGCCCGACGACGGCGGGCCGCTGACGGTCACGAATCTCATCTCAGACCTCCGCGCCTTCCCTGAAGATCTCCAGCATGCGGGGGATGCGCTCCCCCAGGTCGTGCTCGCGGACGAAATCCCAGCCCAGCCACAGCCAGGGCGCGGGCTCGGGCAGCTCGTTCACCACGTCCGGGTGCAGCGAGGGGAACAGCCCGCGGTGGCTGAGCACCTCGCCGGCCTCCTTCGAGAGGAAGAAGTCGGCCAGCTCGCGCGTGCCGGCCGGCGCATTCGCCTGCTCGAGCATGAAGATGGGGCTGATGATCGCGCCGTCCGCGGGCCAGACGACCTCCACCTGGGGATTCATCCTGGCCATGCGCGAGAAGAAGTACGGGATCACCGAGACCGTCGGCACCTCGCCGCGGTTGGCCTTGAACCGGCCCGCCGCCTGGCTGGGGTGGAGCGACTTCATGAGGTTGCGCGACAGGGCGCGCACGCCGTGGTCGCCGAAGTGCTTCCACAGGGTCAGCAGGATGCCGTTGAACAGGTCGAAGTCGCCCACCGGCAACGCGATGCGCTTCTCAAGGCGGGGCGAGAGCAGGTCGGCCCAGGAGCGCGGCACGTCCTCTCCTTCACCCAGTTGCTGCTTGTCGACCAGGAAGACGGCCGGTACGACGCCGATCATGGCGAAGTGGCCGTCCGGGTCCTTCAGTTCCAGGCCCGCGAAGTCGGCGTTGACGGCCTCGGACGAGCGGTCGACGAAGACACCGGCGTCCTTGAAGCGGGCCAGGTTGCGGCGGTCGAAGAAGGACTCGAAACCGGCCGACAGGAAGATGTGGGGCAGGTCGTCGCGGGTGCGGATGCGGGCCATTTCCTTCTGCACCACGTCCATGCCCACGCTGGCGGCGGCCAACTTGTAGCCGACGGTCACGCCGTGGCGCTCGACCACCTCGTTCTTGACTGTCTCGAAGGCTTCCAGCAACGGGATGCGCACCGGGCAGGGCAGCAGTCCGGCCACCTTGATGTCGCCTTCGCGGGGGAACATCCGGTCGTCGTCGGCCATCTGCAGGGTTATGTCCTCGCTGCGGCGGCTGCCTTCGACGACCGCGACGAGCAGGGACCGGAAAGCCTCGAAGTCCTTGCCCTTCATCCGAGTGGCCTGGCCCAGCGTGACCAGCTTGCCGTGGGAACTGCGCTTGCTCTCGTCCCCGACATGCGCGAAACCGTTGTCCACGAAGGCGGGGATGGTCTCGGGGTACGTCTCGGTGACCTCGAAGAGGGTCATGTCCGGCGTGATCGTCACGGTGTCCATGAGGCTTTCTCCGTCCTGATCCGGATGCTGCGCAATTCTTTACCTTGTGGTGTAGATATGTCATGAGCAATATCATCCTGACGGGGCGATTCCGCAAGCGGGAATTGCGATTGCCCCTCGCTCAATCGCCAGGCATGGCCTATATTCGCTCGAAACGGCCTTTTCTTCGCCTTTCCGTGCTCGGAGGACATCCCATGCGAAGCCTGCTGCCGATCCTGATGGTCCTGACCTGCTGCCTGCCCGTCGCGGACGCCGCCCCGCATCCCTTCTCGGTCCACGACATGCTGGCCATGGATCGGATCGGCGATCCCCAGGTCTCCCCCGACGGGGGCACCATAGCCTTCACCGTGCGCAGCACGGACCTGGAGGCCAACCGCGGCCGCACCGATCTCTGGCTGGTGGACACGGACGGCGCCGGCATCCACCGCCTCACGACGGACCCGTAGGGCGACTGGAACCCCCGCTGGTGCCTCGACGGCACCCTCTACTTCCTCTCGACCCGCAGCGGCTCGCCCCAGGTCTGGCTAATCGATCCCCGCGGCGGCGAGGCCACCCAGGTCACCGACCTGCCCCTGGACGTGGGCAACCTGGAGGTCGTGCCCCAGCTGCGGTCGCTGGCCTTCACCCTGGACGTCTACCCGAACCTGACGATCGCCGAGACCGTCGCCCGGGACGAGGACCGGGCCGCCGATCCCGCCACGGGCATGATCTACGACGAGCTCATGTTCCGGCACTGGGACACCTGGGAGGACGGCAAGCGCAGCCACGTGTTCGTGTGGTCGCCGTCGGATCCGGACGCGGACCCGGTCGACCTCACGCCCAGCCTGGACGCCGACACGCCGACCCGTCCCTGGGGAGGCAGCGAGGAATTCGCCTTCTCCGCCGACGGCAGGACGCTTGTCTTCACGGCCAAGATCGAGGACGGCAGCGAGGCGGCCTGGAGCACCGACTACGACCTCTACGCCGTGGACACGTCCGGGCAGAGCCGGCGCCGCTGCCTGACCGACGCCAACGCGGCCTGGGACACGGCTCCCCTATTCTCGCCCGACGGCAGGACGCTGGCCTACCTGGCCATGGCCCGGCCGGGCTTCGAGGCCGACCGCTTCCGCATCGTCCTGCGGGACTGGCCGGACGGCGGCGCGCGGTACCTGGACCTGGTCCACGACGGCCTGGACCTGAGCCCCCGCGGCCTGCTCTGGTCGGCCGACGGCAAGACCATCTTCGTCACCGCCGACTACCGCGGGCAGGGATCGATCTTCAGCATCGACGTCCCCGGCGGCAAGACGAAGCTGCTGGTCCGCGACGGCGCCAACGGCTCGCTGCGCCTGGCCGGCAAGGGGCTGGTCTACACCAAGAACCACCTGCGCGGCCCCAACGAGATCTACGCCTTCAGGGGCAACGAGCGGCGCGTCACCTCCCTCAACGACGACAAGCTGTCCGCCTGCCTGATGGGCGAGCCCGAGCAGTTCACCTTCAAGGGCTGGCACGACGAAGAGGTGTACGCGTACCTGGTCAAGCCCTTCGACTGGAGCGAGGAGGCCGCGGCTGCCGGCCGCAAGTGGCCCCTGACCTTCCTGATCCACGGCGGACCCCAGGGCAGCTTCGGCAATGACTTCCACTACCGCTGGAATCCCCAGGCCTACGTGGGCGCCGGCTTCGCCACCGTGGCCGTCGACTTCCACGGCTCCACCGGCTACGGACAGGATTTCTGCGACGCCATCAGCGGCCACTGGGGCGACCGTCCCCTGGAGGACCTGGAAAAGGGGCTCGCCGCCGCCCTGGAGCGCTACGGTTGGCTGGACGCCGGCCG
This genomic window contains:
- a CDS encoding ABC transporter substrate-binding protein gives rise to the protein MDTVTITPDMTLFEVTETYPETIPAFVDNGFAHVGDESKRSSHGKLVTLGQATRMKGKDFEAFRSLLVAVVEGSRRSEDITLQMADDDRMFPREGDIKVAGLLPCPVRIPLLEAFETVKNEVVERHGVTVGYKLAAASVGMDVVQKEMARIRTRDDLPHIFLSAGFESFFDRRNLARFKDAGVFVDRSSEAVNADFAGLELKDPDGHFAMIGVVPAVFLVDKQQLGEGEDVPRSWADLLSPRLEKRIALPVGDFDLFNGILLTLWKHFGDHGVRALSRNLMKSLHPSQAAGRFKANRGEVPTVSVIPYFFSRMARMNPQVEVVWPADGAIISPIFMLEQANAPAGTRELADFFLSKEAGEVLSHRGLFPSLHPDVVNELPEPAPWLWLGWDFVREHDLGERIPRMLEIFREGAEV